The following coding sequences are from one Chitinispirillales bacterium ANBcel5 window:
- a CDS encoding DUF308 domain-containing protein produces the protein MAEYGAYRRSMQYQSSSEIIGVGQIALGLIVIILAGVATWIMLLVLGAVLLIRGIMDGYSALGIKKEKSFVPKISIAVLSAVTGILLLTWPQAGVAIVSLFLGALFIIEGIYKVSVSVVEKGIKWKHVALGGVLSIGLGIFIFTQWPVVNFWLLGTLVGLELVINGWSITIVSMAVRKNESHGAHA, from the coding sequence ATGGCTGAATATGGAGCGTACAGAAGATCGATGCAATATCAAAGCAGCTCTGAAATCATAGGTGTGGGGCAAATAGCACTCGGTCTAATTGTAATTATCCTGGCGGGTGTTGCTACCTGGATTATGTTGCTTGTGCTTGGAGCGGTTCTTTTAATTCGGGGCATAATGGATGGATACTCTGCTTTAGGAATAAAAAAAGAAAAGAGCTTTGTACCCAAAATCTCAATCGCAGTTTTGAGTGCGGTAACCGGTATTTTACTCCTCACCTGGCCCCAGGCTGGTGTAGCAATAGTTTCTTTGTTTTTGGGTGCACTGTTTATAATCGAAGGTATTTACAAAGTTTCGGTTTCGGTGGTTGAAAAAGGTATAAAGTGGAAACATGTAGCTTTAGGTGGTGTATTGTCTATTGGCCTGGGGATATTTATTTTTACTCAGTGGCCAGTTGTTAACTTTTGGCTACTTGGAACCCTGGTAGGCTTAGAACTTGTAATAAATGGTTGGTCCATAACAATTGTTTCCATGGCTGTTCGCAAGAATGAATCCCATGGTGCCCATGCATAG
- a CDS encoding RNA methyltransferase: MHLKALNWYKNLSQSRHRRSESLFLVEGKRAVEQILALKADFVVEILISKDHYPEHFNNYTVRRIEHVQMKKICTASTPQGVAAVVRIPQDTYSCLLPQQIGTRILLLEHVQDPGNVGTLIRTAAALGYDGCLLSDKCADPFSPKSIQSTAGSVLSVWIRRSDRYMEMLTELKEKHFTLVAAGLGGTEVIDFSNFTKHVIALGSEGSGLSSDLLTLCDSVFRIPMVQGAAESLNVGASGAICMFMGAQGLMLQKNDLKQE, translated from the coding sequence ATGCATTTAAAAGCACTGAACTGGTATAAAAACCTATCACAATCCCGCCACAGACGCTCAGAATCCTTGTTTTTGGTTGAAGGTAAAAGAGCTGTTGAGCAGATACTTGCACTAAAGGCCGATTTTGTAGTAGAGATTTTGATTTCAAAGGATCACTACCCAGAACACTTTAATAACTATACAGTTCGCCGGATTGAACATGTACAGATGAAAAAAATCTGTACTGCCAGCACACCACAGGGTGTAGCTGCGGTGGTGAGGATACCTCAAGACACCTACTCCTGCCTGCTACCTCAGCAGATCGGAACCCGAATTCTGCTTCTTGAGCATGTTCAGGATCCAGGAAATGTGGGTACACTGATAAGAACTGCAGCTGCACTGGGATATGACGGATGTTTGCTCAGTGATAAGTGTGCTGATCCTTTTTCTCCTAAATCGATTCAGTCAACCGCAGGCTCTGTGCTCTCTGTTTGGATCAGAAGAAGTGATCGGTACATGGAGATGCTTACAGAGCTAAAAGAAAAGCACTTTACGCTTGTAGCTGCAGGTCTCGGCGGAACAGAGGTGATTGATTTTTCAAACTTTACCAAACATGTGATTGCTCTTGGAAGTGAAGGCTCCGGGCTCAGCAGTGATCTGCTGACACTTTGTGATTCGGTTTTCAGAATACCGATGGTTCAAGGGGCTGCAGAGTCTCTTAATGTAGGAGCAAGTGGAGCTATCTGTATGTTTATGGGTGCACAGGGGCTGATGCTTCAGAAAAATGATCTGAAGCAAGAGTGA
- the trmD gene encoding tRNA (guanosine(37)-N1)-methyltransferase TrmD translates to MFFDILTLFPAMFEGVFCDSIIKRAVDKGFISIDIHNIRDYSHDEKHHTVDDYPYGGDAGMLMRPEPLADAIKDSKERLKGHNPTVVYMSPAGEPLNQSVVNSFLSDKALILLCGRYKGIDQRIIDHYVDREISIGDYVLSGGEIPAMVLLDSITRLIPGVLGNRESAEADSFYSGMLSYPQYTRPEIFEQMSVPDVLLSGHHAKIKQWQEMMAQKITQHRRPDLLKEKENKHNNSI, encoded by the coding sequence ATGTTCTTTGATATTTTGACGCTATTTCCGGCTATGTTTGAGGGAGTGTTTTGTGACAGCATCATTAAACGGGCTGTCGATAAGGGATTTATTTCCATAGATATCCATAATATTCGTGATTACTCCCATGATGAAAAACATCACACAGTGGATGATTATCCTTATGGTGGTGATGCCGGAATGCTTATGCGGCCAGAACCACTTGCAGATGCTATAAAAGATAGCAAAGAGCGACTTAAAGGGCACAACCCCACGGTAGTGTATATGAGTCCTGCAGGTGAGCCGCTTAATCAAAGTGTCGTCAATAGTTTTTTATCCGATAAGGCACTTATTCTTCTGTGTGGAAGGTATAAAGGTATCGATCAGCGTATTATAGATCACTACGTTGATAGAGAGATATCTATTGGTGATTATGTTCTCTCTGGAGGTGAAATTCCTGCAATGGTACTTCTGGACTCCATAACCAGGCTGATTCCGGGAGTATTGGGAAACAGAGAGAGTGCTGAGGCTGATTCATTCTACTCTGGAATGCTTAGCTATCCTCAGTACACCAGACCGGAGATATTTGAACAGATGAGTGTTCCGGATGTGTTGCTCAGTGGACATCATGCAAAAATCAAGCAATGGCAGGAAATGATGGCTCAAAAAATAACGCAGCATAGAAGGCCGGATCTTTTAAAAGAAAAAGAAAACAAACATAACAATTCGATATAA
- a CDS encoding cyclic nucleotide-binding domain-containing protein, with the protein MAETGNRFTQNVRYLKKGDILFEENSDGRELYIIQQGKVGVYKNSPHGRIELATIEKNGVVGEMSLLDDQPRSATVIAGEDSSVVVINKAIFNQTLQQIPSWLSSIIKIVISRLRETNSRIGESMLQHKEHGFVSLLLLLSKVIQSDKNGALTLDYKYLLTESNHVSRLSAKEVNFSLSQLENRKIIRIEEPQGKGKMIVIDDPQVLKLYCEYLELKRDNRNFLEADISQESVALFSNIAYLAQKSGIETENGTTLSKAVLINDLRDEGLEKIEAHEKNLQELDKIGLIETLPDDQDSIILFKKENLIRIKKINEWLPQFKLEM; encoded by the coding sequence ATGGCAGAAACTGGAAATCGTTTTACGCAAAATGTCCGGTATTTGAAAAAAGGCGATATTCTGTTTGAAGAAAACTCTGATGGACGTGAGCTGTATATAATTCAGCAGGGTAAAGTGGGGGTTTATAAAAATTCACCACACGGAAGAATTGAGCTTGCCACCATTGAAAAAAATGGGGTTGTGGGGGAGATGTCATTACTGGATGATCAACCTCGATCTGCAACGGTCATTGCAGGTGAAGATTCAAGTGTCGTTGTTATAAACAAGGCCATCTTTAATCAAACACTACAACAGATTCCTTCCTGGTTAAGCAGTATCATTAAAATTGTCATCAGCCGCCTGAGAGAAACTAACAGCAGAATTGGTGAATCTATGCTCCAGCATAAAGAGCATGGGTTTGTATCATTGTTACTACTGCTTTCAAAAGTAATTCAGAGTGATAAAAACGGGGCCTTGACACTTGATTACAAATATTTACTTACTGAGTCAAATCATGTAAGCCGCCTGAGTGCAAAAGAAGTAAATTTCTCGCTCAGCCAGCTTGAAAACAGAAAAATCATACGTATAGAGGAGCCTCAGGGAAAGGGGAAAATGATCGTTATCGATGATCCCCAGGTACTTAAGCTGTATTGTGAATATCTGGAACTGAAAAGGGATAATAGAAATTTTTTAGAGGCTGATATTTCACAGGAATCGGTAGCTTTATTCAGTAATATTGCCTATCTGGCACAGAAATCAGGGATCGAAACAGAAAACGGTACCACTTTAAGCAAAGCGGTGTTAATAAATGATTTACGTGATGAAGGTTTGGAAAAAATCGAAGCGCATGAAAAAAACTTGCAGGAACTCGATAAAATAGGGCTTATAGAGACCCTTCCTGATGATCAGGACAGTATAATTCTATTTAAAAAAGAGAATCTTATCAGGATCAAAAAAATTAATGAATGGTTGCCTCAGTTTAAATTGGAGATGTAG
- a CDS encoding Crp/Fnr family transcriptional regulator: MQNSKKTGAAKGVLNRDERFYKRGTLIFIEGERSREMFVIRSGKVRVIRQEGEHVIELATLGAGSLLGELSLLDDKPRSATAQVTEDTMAMVIDHKTFESTVSAAPKWLECVLKVIVTRLRSALEKKDQERAFDSISGVIRVLLILSQTEPVVIDNTTSVPLSRLKDTVNSVMGIGGLEVEKVLHHLIVKQMVVIRKNKANREFVLIKDPAVLSLYMNFLRVRQDEGRLMGESFSDGAFELVSKLLSIGLEYTGKNGSKTVEITGKEMEMSLQGQNESTQNTSFRELLDSKLIRVGKKKAGDRTIHLYNYNLSLLKNVYLLKNWLPVFRENLCI; encoded by the coding sequence GTGCAGAACTCTAAAAAAACGGGTGCAGCTAAGGGAGTACTTAATCGGGATGAACGTTTCTACAAACGTGGAACTCTCATATTCATTGAAGGTGAACGCTCAAGGGAGATGTTTGTTATACGCTCCGGTAAGGTACGGGTTATAAGGCAGGAAGGAGAACATGTTATTGAGCTTGCCACCCTTGGAGCGGGAAGTCTATTGGGTGAACTCTCTCTTTTGGATGATAAGCCAAGAAGCGCCACTGCTCAGGTTACCGAAGATACTATGGCAATGGTCATAGATCACAAAACTTTTGAAAGTACTGTCTCTGCTGCTCCAAAATGGCTGGAATGCGTTTTAAAGGTTATTGTTACCAGGCTGAGAAGTGCACTGGAGAAAAAGGACCAGGAAAGAGCCTTTGATTCAATCTCCGGGGTTATCAGAGTACTGCTTATTCTAAGTCAAACAGAACCGGTAGTAATTGATAACACTACATCAGTTCCTCTTTCCAGGCTTAAGGATACGGTTAACTCAGTTATGGGGATAGGGGGACTTGAAGTTGAAAAAGTGTTACATCACTTGATTGTAAAACAAATGGTTGTTATCAGAAAGAATAAAGCAAACAGGGAATTTGTGCTCATAAAAGATCCCGCCGTCCTTTCCCTTTATATGAATTTCCTAAGAGTAAGGCAGGATGAGGGTAGATTAATGGGAGAATCGTTTTCTGATGGTGCCTTTGAGCTCGTAAGTAAGCTACTGTCAATAGGGCTTGAATATACAGGAAAAAATGGATCTAAAACTGTTGAAATCACCGGTAAAGAAATGGAAATGTCATTACAGGGACAAAATGAATCCACCCAAAACACATCATTTAGAGAGCTTTTGGATTCCAAACTTATCAGAGTAGGTAAAAAAAAGGCGGGAGACCGCACTATCCACCTATACAACTATAATTTGAGTCTGTTAAAAAATGTATATTTACTGAAAAACTGGCTACCTGTTTTCAGAGAAAATTTATGCATTTAA
- the rplS gene encoding 50S ribosomal protein L19, whose amino-acid sequence MQDIIKAVEKKQLTDRNLDYSPGDTINVSFKIREGDKERLQQFQGVVIQTNGTGVGSTVTVRKVSSAGVYVEKVFPAHSPLIADVKLVKRGLVRRAKLYYLRGRTGKATRIKEKK is encoded by the coding sequence GTGCAGGACATTATCAAGGCTGTAGAGAAGAAACAGCTAACAGATCGAAATCTGGACTACAGTCCGGGGGATACAATCAATGTTTCCTTTAAAATCAGAGAAGGTGATAAGGAACGTCTTCAGCAGTTTCAGGGTGTGGTTATCCAGACCAACGGGACAGGAGTTGGTTCCACTGTGACAGTGAGGAAAGTATCATCTGCTGGTGTATATGTGGAAAAAGTATTTCCCGCCCACTCACCATTGATTGCAGATGTCAAGTTGGTGAAGCGGGGGCTTGTACGAAGAGCAAAACTCTATTACCTGCGGGGACGTACCGGAAAGGCTACTCGTATTAAAGAGAAAAAATAA
- a CDS encoding acetyl-CoA carboxylase carboxyltransferase subunit alpha, which produces MEREFDFEKPIAEMEKAIEKLKTLAAENKEDFSDQIKELERKCEERKKEVYDNLTPWQTVQVARHPKRPLLMNYISLVFSDFVELHGDRAFGDDQALIGGFAMLGDQKVMLIGHNKGSNVDENVKRNFGMASPDGYRKALRLMRLAEKFNIPIVTFIDTPGAFPGLDAEQRGQAEAIARNLTEMARIEVPIVTIVTGEGGSGGALGIGVADTVLMLSYAVYSVISPEGCASILWRDAAYSPDAAEALKITSKSLLELGVIDAIVEEPPGGAHCNHQQTAESIKDELLKSLKKLSSYSTSKLLSRRFDKFAAMGKFNK; this is translated from the coding sequence ATGGAACGTGAGTTCGATTTCGAAAAACCGATCGCCGAAATGGAAAAGGCAATCGAGAAACTAAAGACACTTGCAGCTGAAAATAAAGAAGATTTTTCCGATCAGATAAAAGAGCTGGAGAGGAAGTGTGAGGAGCGTAAGAAAGAGGTCTACGATAATCTTACGCCCTGGCAGACTGTCCAGGTTGCCCGCCATCCAAAACGTCCGTTGCTCATGAATTATATCTCCCTGGTTTTTTCAGACTTTGTGGAGTTGCACGGGGATAGAGCTTTTGGTGATGATCAGGCGCTTATTGGCGGATTTGCTATGCTTGGTGATCAGAAGGTAATGCTGATTGGGCACAACAAAGGTAGCAATGTTGATGAAAATGTGAAACGAAACTTTGGGATGGCCAGCCCTGACGGGTATAGAAAAGCTTTAAGGCTTATGCGTCTGGCTGAAAAATTTAACATCCCCATCGTAACTTTTATCGATACTCCCGGGGCGTTTCCCGGACTTGACGCTGAGCAGCGGGGACAAGCTGAAGCCATCGCTCGAAACCTTACGGAAATGGCACGTATAGAGGTTCCCATTGTTACAATCGTTACAGGTGAAGGGGGAAGCGGGGGTGCACTGGGAATCGGTGTGGCCGATACGGTGCTTATGCTCTCTTATGCTGTGTATTCGGTAATTTCTCCCGAAGGGTGTGCTTCGATTCTGTGGCGTGATGCAGCTTATTCTCCCGATGCTGCTGAGGCGTTAAAAATTACTTCAAAATCCCTGCTTGAGCTTGGGGTGATAGACGCAATTGTAGAAGAACCACCGGGTGGGGCCCATTGTAATCATCAACAAACTGCTGAGTCGATTAAGGATGAGTTGCTTAAAAGTTTGAAAAAATTATCATCCTATTCAACCTCAAAACTGTTATCAAGAAGATTTGATAAGTTTGCTGCTATGGGAAAATTCAACAAATAA
- a CDS encoding diguanylate cyclase: MQLFHSLKSLKLPILIILLLQLSFVLTAAFMHDFNSIFITVLSLWTIFNISLTLYFTKKLREEQQKSVKHEKLVNRYKRISNYFESILQDSSDIIFSLDCDGYILKFANGAQFHLGYSQEEIVGKPFKTLLSGSQKVSTMLNKVISEGRVENKELQMKTKNDKTISVVMSLSVMRNESTKIIGMVATAKDITARKKLEAELIEKNVLLKKLAITDNLTNLYNVRHFHDQIKRELKRLKRAPQRKLSLIMVDIDHFKELNDSEGHQMGDQVLRSLGKVIEVCIRRDIDTAYRYGGDEFVIILPDTTVEQARVVALRIQHQFGAFRFGNTSLSIGIAAAKPGEDEELLVKRADSAMYISKKNGKAKITLASDHFSEASAPVHP, translated from the coding sequence GTGCAACTCTTTCACTCGTTAAAATCGCTTAAACTACCGATACTTATCATATTGCTACTGCAGTTGAGCTTTGTGCTTACAGCCGCTTTTATGCATGATTTTAACAGTATTTTCATCACCGTGCTATCACTCTGGACCATATTTAACATCTCTTTAACCCTGTATTTCACCAAAAAGTTACGAGAAGAACAGCAAAAGAGTGTAAAACACGAAAAGCTGGTAAATCGTTACAAACGCATCTCCAATTACTTTGAAAGTATTCTTCAGGATTCTTCCGATATCATTTTCTCTCTTGACTGCGACGGCTATATTTTAAAATTTGCAAACGGAGCACAATTTCACTTAGGCTACTCACAGGAAGAAATTGTAGGAAAGCCATTCAAAACACTTTTAAGTGGCAGCCAAAAAGTATCAACAATGCTCAATAAAGTTATCAGTGAAGGAAGAGTTGAGAATAAAGAATTGCAGATGAAGACCAAAAACGATAAAACGATATCGGTGGTTATGAGTCTTTCTGTTATGAGAAACGAGAGTACTAAAATCATAGGCATGGTTGCAACCGCAAAAGATATTACTGCACGAAAGAAACTTGAGGCAGAGCTTATTGAGAAAAATGTACTGCTTAAGAAACTTGCTATCACCGATAACTTAACGAATCTGTATAATGTACGCCATTTCCATGATCAGATAAAACGTGAACTAAAGCGCCTTAAACGAGCACCGCAGAGAAAACTATCGTTAATAATGGTCGATATTGACCATTTTAAGGAACTTAATGATTCCGAGGGGCACCAGATGGGTGATCAGGTGTTGCGCTCGCTGGGAAAAGTAATTGAGGTATGTATTCGCAGAGATATAGATACGGCCTACAGGTATGGAGGTGATGAGTTTGTGATAATTCTGCCCGACACAACTGTAGAGCAGGCCCGTGTGGTAGCACTGAGAATACAACACCAGTTCGGCGCGTTCAGGTTTGGCAACACAAGCCTTTCGATCGGAATCGCAGCTGCAAAACCCGGAGAGGATGAAGAGTTGTTGGTAAAAAGGGCCGACAGTGCAATGTATATTTCCAAAAAAAACGGGAAAGCCAAAATCACTCTTGCTTCAGATCATTTTTCTGAAGCATCAGCCCCTGTGCACCCATAA
- a CDS encoding NAD(P)-dependent oxidoreductase yields MKIFVTGGSGFIGSYIVQTLIENNYEVTTLVRNPDKLPELYNIQGVSVIEGGFEAKEAISQSLQDHDVCIHVALGWGETPLTMLKNDTEFTAYLLETAENAGVKQFIYTSSTAAVGEIRPLMTPQSVCRPTDLYGATKAASEAYILGFCSKATIRGNIVRPGYTFGNPVFRGGSTQPDRRFHTLVKNALENKPLEVIKYDGTQFIWAGDLARIYLSLVQTEENRSVMHGLAREFVSWEQIARWIKEITGSESEIKVEDKGWGADPAIFDVSYIKNRWGHSFESEQRLKEHIEYLTTVFAASTPS; encoded by the coding sequence TTGAAGATATTTGTTACCGGGGGAAGCGGTTTTATCGGCTCCTATATTGTCCAAACCCTCATTGAGAACAATTATGAGGTAACAACGCTTGTCCGCAACCCGGATAAGCTCCCTGAGCTCTATAACATTCAAGGTGTCAGTGTAATAGAGGGAGGATTTGAAGCCAAAGAGGCGATAAGCCAGAGCTTACAAGACCACGATGTGTGTATCCATGTTGCTCTTGGATGGGGAGAGACACCTCTTACAATGCTAAAAAATGATACCGAATTCACTGCCTACCTTCTTGAGACAGCAGAAAATGCCGGGGTCAAACAGTTTATCTATACCTCCTCAACAGCTGCAGTTGGCGAGATTCGCCCTCTTATGACACCACAGAGTGTCTGTCGGCCAACAGATCTTTACGGGGCAACCAAGGCAGCATCCGAAGCGTATATCCTGGGCTTCTGCAGCAAAGCCACAATTAGAGGAAATATTGTCCGACCAGGGTACACCTTTGGTAATCCGGTTTTTAGAGGTGGTTCAACTCAACCAGACCGGCGATTCCACACTCTGGTAAAAAATGCGTTAGAAAACAAACCACTTGAAGTGATCAAGTACGATGGGACCCAATTTATCTGGGCCGGAGACCTTGCCCGTATTTACCTGAGCCTTGTGCAAACAGAGGAAAACAGAAGTGTTATGCACGGACTCGCACGTGAGTTTGTGTCCTGGGAACAAATTGCACGCTGGATAAAAGAGATAACTGGTTCTGAAAGCGAAATTAAGGTCGAAGACAAGGGATGGGGAGCTGACCCTGCAATTTTTGATGTATCGTACATAAAAAACCGCTGGGGACACAGTTTTGAAAGTGAACAGAGGTTAAAAGAACATATAGAGTATCTAACTACTGTTTTTGCTGCATCAACTCCATCCTAA
- the rimM gene encoding ribosome maturation factor RimM (Essential for efficient processing of 16S rRNA), with translation MLQDECVIIAKVGRAVGLKGYCMVEPTGTTFFHLEPPFEVFVGWKQSSARPMVIEEIRERPKGKMCRFEGIEDRTAVEQLTNKWIYLSSSQLPKLEAGDYYHFELEGLNVVSDSSAETVGKVLEVVNLPSMDALEVRLVDGCTVLVPYNEQAIRSVDTNASQVVVRWAFIEELL, from the coding sequence ATGTTGCAGGATGAATGTGTCATCATTGCCAAGGTCGGGCGGGCTGTAGGGCTAAAAGGGTACTGCATGGTTGAACCAACCGGTACTACCTTTTTTCATCTGGAGCCACCCTTTGAAGTATTCGTTGGTTGGAAGCAAAGCAGTGCCCGACCAATGGTGATCGAGGAGATAAGGGAACGACCCAAAGGCAAAATGTGCCGCTTTGAAGGCATTGAAGATCGTACAGCAGTTGAACAACTGACCAACAAATGGATCTATCTGAGTAGTAGTCAGTTACCGAAGCTTGAAGCTGGGGATTATTATCACTTCGAGCTGGAAGGACTTAACGTTGTCTCTGATTCTTCAGCAGAAACTGTTGGAAAGGTTCTTGAAGTCGTTAACCTTCCTTCAATGGATGCCCTTGAGGTTAGATTAGTTGATGGGTGCACAGTGCTTGTTCCTTATAACGAACAGGCGATACGTTCTGTTGATACCAACGCCTCACAAGTTGTGGTAAGGTGGGCTTTTATTGAAGAGCTTTTGTAG
- the accD gene encoding acetyl-CoA carboxylase, carboxyltransferase subunit beta, whose product MPWFIKTRSTRDAKKKRRDEIWIRCKSCNAHIFKEDFSNNQNVCPKCNWHGKLTAYERIGITLDSGSFAEINETITPSDPLSFVDAKGSYKEKVELAREKTSLNESIVTGTGKISGIDVVVGVMDFRFLGGSLGSATGEKILLAANYAYDHRLPYIVFSASGGARMHEGILSLMQMAKTCAGVARLDEKRLPYISVLTDPTTGGVSASYAMVGDLNLAEPGALVGFAGRRVIEQTIKQKLPENFQTSEFVQEHGFIDKVVHRKDMKTTLHKILSFYNR is encoded by the coding sequence ATGCCATGGTTTATCAAGACCAGATCAACACGGGATGCAAAAAAGAAGCGCCGTGATGAGATATGGATACGCTGTAAATCGTGTAATGCGCATATCTTTAAAGAAGATTTCAGTAACAATCAAAATGTCTGCCCCAAGTGTAACTGGCATGGTAAATTAACCGCCTATGAGCGTATAGGTATTACACTGGATTCCGGTTCGTTTGCTGAGATAAACGAAACTATCACTCCTTCAGATCCGCTCTCTTTCGTTGATGCCAAGGGGAGTTACAAGGAAAAAGTTGAGCTGGCACGGGAAAAAACAAGCCTCAATGAGTCGATTGTAACCGGTACCGGAAAAATTAGTGGTATAGATGTGGTTGTGGGGGTTATGGACTTTCGATTTCTTGGCGGAAGTCTTGGCTCTGCGACGGGTGAGAAGATCCTTCTGGCTGCAAACTATGCCTATGATCATCGGCTGCCCTATATCGTTTTTTCCGCCTCTGGTGGTGCCCGGATGCATGAAGGGATACTGTCACTGATGCAGATGGCTAAAACGTGTGCAGGGGTGGCTCGTCTGGATGAAAAGAGGCTACCCTATATTTCTGTGCTTACTGATCCTACAACCGGGGGAGTTTCGGCTTCCTATGCTATGGTTGGTGATCTGAATTTGGCAGAGCCGGGGGCGTTGGTTGGTTTTGCCGGCCGCAGGGTAATTGAGCAGACGATTAAGCAAAAGCTTCCTGAGAATTTTCAGACCTCTGAGTTTGTACAGGAACATGGTTTTATTGACAAGGTTGTGCATCGCAAAGATATGAAAACAACTCTTCACAAAATTCTCTCATTCTATAACCGTTAA